A region of Streptomyces sp. R44 DNA encodes the following proteins:
- a CDS encoding BCCT family transporter: protein MFGVTAVLTVAFVVWGATATQSLEDASTTLLDGLIRNGGWAFMLAASGFVVFALWLAVSRYGRITLGQEDEVPEFRTVSWIAMMFSAGMGIGLMFYGVSEPLAHYGTPPPGTHPVDSAERMQTAMATTLFHWTLHPWAIYAVVGLAIAYSTFRRGRRQTISAVFVPLMGERRAYGGPGRFIDILAIFATLFGSAASLGLGALQIGSGVEELGWMEKTGTGLLVAIIAVLTVAFVLSAVSGVEKGIQWLSNINMVLAAVLAVFVFVAGPTIIVLDLLPTSLAAYFGDLPQLAGRTEATSGGAIHDWLGSWTVFYWAWWISWTPFVGMFIARISRGRTIRQFVGGVILVPSTVSLVWFAVFGGTAMKLREQGALAGETTPEGQLFGVLKEFPAAGAMSLLVMVLVGIFFVSGADAASIVMGTLSQRGAFEPTRPVVVFWGVLTGAVAAIMLLIGDGQGDALAGLQNLTILVAAPFVLVMIGMCVALMRDLRKDPLIVRGRRGEEAVELAVIAGHEKYDGDFELTIGPGSSDTGS from the coding sequence GTGTTCGGTGTCACCGCCGTCCTCACCGTGGCCTTCGTCGTCTGGGGAGCCACGGCCACCCAGAGCCTGGAGGACGCCTCCACGACCCTGCTCGACGGGCTGATCCGCAACGGCGGCTGGGCGTTCATGCTCGCCGCCTCCGGCTTCGTCGTCTTCGCGCTGTGGCTCGCCGTCAGCCGTTACGGCCGGATCACCCTCGGCCAGGAGGACGAGGTCCCCGAGTTCCGTACGGTGTCCTGGATCGCCATGATGTTCAGCGCCGGCATGGGCATCGGCCTGATGTTCTACGGCGTGAGCGAACCCCTCGCCCACTACGGCACACCGCCGCCCGGCACCCATCCCGTCGACTCGGCCGAGCGGATGCAGACCGCCATGGCCACCACGCTCTTCCACTGGACGCTCCACCCGTGGGCGATCTACGCCGTCGTCGGACTCGCCATCGCGTACTCGACGTTCCGGCGCGGGCGCCGTCAGACCATCAGCGCCGTCTTCGTCCCGCTGATGGGCGAGCGGCGGGCATACGGAGGACCCGGCCGCTTCATCGACATCCTGGCCATCTTCGCCACCCTCTTCGGCTCCGCCGCCTCCCTCGGCCTCGGCGCGCTCCAGATCGGCAGCGGCGTCGAGGAGCTCGGCTGGATGGAGAAGACCGGGACCGGCCTGCTCGTCGCCATCATCGCCGTTCTCACCGTGGCCTTCGTCCTGTCCGCCGTCTCCGGGGTGGAGAAGGGCATCCAGTGGCTCTCCAACATCAACATGGTGCTCGCCGCGGTGCTCGCCGTCTTCGTCTTCGTGGCGGGACCCACCATCATCGTCCTCGACCTCCTGCCCACCTCCCTCGCCGCCTACTTCGGCGACCTGCCACAGCTGGCCGGCCGCACCGAGGCCACCAGCGGCGGCGCGATCCATGACTGGCTGGGCAGCTGGACGGTCTTCTACTGGGCGTGGTGGATCTCCTGGACGCCCTTCGTGGGCATGTTCATCGCCCGCATCAGCCGGGGCCGGACCATCCGGCAGTTCGTCGGCGGAGTCATCCTGGTCCCCAGCACCGTCAGCCTCGTCTGGTTCGCCGTCTTCGGCGGCACGGCGATGAAGCTCCGCGAGCAGGGCGCGCTGGCGGGCGAGACCACGCCCGAGGGGCAACTCTTCGGCGTCCTGAAGGAGTTCCCGGCCGCCGGTGCCATGAGCCTGCTCGTGATGGTCCTCGTCGGCATCTTCTTCGTCTCGGGCGCGGACGCCGCCTCCATCGTCATGGGCACGCTCTCGCAGCGCGGAGCCTTCGAACCGACCCGTCCCGTCGTCGTCTTCTGGGGTGTGCTGACCGGCGCGGTCGCCGCGATCATGCTGCTCATCGGCGACGGGCAGGGCGACGCGCTCGCCGGTCTGCAGAACCTCACGATCCTGGTGGCGGCGCCGTTCGTGCTCGTGATGATCGGGATGTGCGTGGCGCTCATGCGCGACCTGCGCAAGGACCCGCTCATCGTCCGGGGGCGGAGAGGGGAGGAGGCCGTCGAA